In the Oryza glaberrima chromosome 6, OglaRS2, whole genome shotgun sequence genome, one interval contains:
- the LOC127777467 gene encoding putrescine hydroxycinnamoyltransferase 1, translating to MAVEIVESSMVTAGEATPEHRIWLSNLDLLVARSHTPTVYVYRRTGPDSDPAFFSPDVLKAALSKVLVPFYPLAGRLAQDSAGRPEISCTGEGVLFVTARSDATVDDLGDLAPSDELRRMLVPAADVAAAGILAMFQVTFFRCGGVCLGAAIHHTAADGLAALDFVNTWAAIARDVAGDGEAAAAAVQRPWLDRTLLRARSPPAVRFDHAEYSRRRGGGSKLPFDSAILPMSKNQLNALRGAGAGAGKRLSTFTAVVAHVWRCACKARGLAVAGTEAATRLYMTADARTRLHPPLPRGYLGNAIFRASVVAKVSDIVAAGPLGAVAEKVSAATARLDDGYVRSLVDHLEQTAAASGGAAGLRKGEWVMPESDLWVISWQGLPLYDADFGWGRPAFMGRACLQFSGLVYLVPGRDDGDGRLDVVVSMEPESLVKFKDVFYEGLKC from the coding sequence ATGGCAGTGGAGATCGTCGAGTCCTCCATGGTGACGGCCGGCGAGGCGACGCCGGAGCACAGGATATGGCTCTCCAACCTCGATCTGCTGGTGGCCAGGAGCCACACCCCCACCGTCTACGTCTACCGGCGAACTGGCCCCGACTCCGACCCGGCGTTTTTCTCGCCGGACGTCCTCAAGGCCGCCCTGTCCAAGGTGCTCGTCCCCTTCTaccccctcgccggccgcctcgctcAGGACAGCGCCGGCAGGCCGGAGATCAGCTGCACCGGCGAGGGAGTGCTCTTTGTCACGGCGCGGAGTGACGCCACCGTCGACGACCTCGGCGACCTCGCCCCGTCGGACGAGCTCCGGCGGATGCTTGTCCCGGCGgccgatgtcgccgccgccggcatcttGGCCATGTTCCAGGTGACGTTCTTTAGGTGCGGTGGGGTGTGCCTGGGCGCGGCTATCCATCacacggcggcggacggcctcGCGGCGCTGGACTTCGTCAACACGTGGGCCGCCATTGCGAgggacgtcgccggcgacggcgaggcggcggcggcggcggtgcagcggcCGTGGCTCGACCGCACGCTCCTCCGCGCGCGCTCCCCTCCCGCAGTGCGCTTCGACCACGCCGAGTACtcccgtcgccgcggcggcggttcAAAGCTGCCGTTCGACTCGGCCATCCTCCCCATGTCCAAGAACCAGCTCAACGCGCTcaggggcgccggcgccggcgccggcaagaGGCTGTCCACTTTTACGGCGGTGGTCGCGCACGTATGGCGGTGCGCGTGCAAGGCGCgcgggctcgccgtcgccggaacggaggcggcgacgcggctgTACATGACCGCCGACGCGCGCACCCGCCTGCACCCGCCGCTCCCGCGCGGCTACCTCGGCAACGCCATCTTCCGCGCGTCGGTGGTGGCCAAGGTGAGCGATATCGTCGCCGCCGGGCCGCTCGGCGCCGTCGCGGAGAAGgtgtccgccgccaccgcgcggcTCGACGACGGCTACGTCCGGTCGCTGGTGGACCACCTGgagcagacggcggcggcgagcggcggcgcggcggggctcCGCAAGGGGGAGTGGGTGATGCCGGAGAGTGACCTGTGGGTGATCAGCTGGCAGGGGCTGCCGCTCTACGACGCCGACTTCGGCTGGGGGCGGCCGGCGTTCATGGGGCGTGCGTGCCTCCAGTTCAGCGGCCTCGTCTACCTCGTGCCaggccgcgacgacggcgatggccggcTCGACGTCGTCGTGTCCATGGAGCCCGAGAGCCTTGTCAAGTTCAAGGATGTGTTCTATGAGGGGCTCAAGTGTTAG
- the LOC127777469 gene encoding NADPH-dependent aldehyde reductase-like protein, chloroplastic, giving the protein MGSDWNSLVRNPQVPPPSIGINGSSPAAPGHRPLHRRVAIVTGGAGGIGAAVTAHLVSLGARVVVGYVGDPAPAEKLVASLNDSAPAPRAVAVAADVSDHAQVSRLFDAAREAFGPDLHVLVAAAGVQDGAYPRIADTSPEQWDRAFAVNARGTFLCCREAARRLARGGGGRVVTFSSSNVGSLRPGYGAYVATKAAVEAMTKVLAKELAGTGITANSVAPGPVATPMFYAGKSEERVAAVAGECPMGRIGEPMDVAPVVGFLCTDAAGWINGRVIRVNGGYI; this is encoded by the coding sequence ATGGGAAGTGATTGGAACTCTCTGGTGAGAAACCCACAGGTGCCACCACCGTCCATTGGCATTAACGGCTCATCGCCGGCTGCTCCCGGCCACCGGCCGCTTCACCGCCGGGTAGCTATCGtcacgggcggcgccggcggcatcgGCGCCGCGGTCACCGCGCACCTCGTGTCCCTCGGGGCCCGCGTCGTGGTCGGCTACGTCGGCGACCCAGCCCCAGCGGAGAAGCTCGTCGCGTCGCTCAACGactccgcgccggcgccgcgcgccgtcgcggtGGCCGCGGACGTGTCGGACCACGCGCAGGTGTCGCGCCTGTTCGACGCGGCGCGGGAGGCGTTCGGCCCGGACCTGCACGTcctggtggccgccgccggcgtgcagGACGGCGCGTACCCGCGCATCGCGGACACGTCGCCGGAGCAGTGGGACCGCGCGTTCGCCGTGAACGCGCGCGGCACGTTCCTGTGCTGCCGCGAGGCTgcgcggcggctggcgcgcggcggcggcgggcgcgtcgTCACCTTCTCGTCGTCCAACGTGGGGTCCCTCCGCCCCGGGTACGGCGCGTACGTGGCGACGAAGGCGGCAGTGGAGGCGATGACGAAGGTGCTGGCCAAGGAGCTCGCCGGGACGGGGATCACGGCGAACAGCGTGGCGCCGGGGCCGGTCGCGACGCCGATGTTCTACGCCGGCAAGAGCGAGGAGCgcgtcgctgccgtcgccggcgagtgCCCGATGGGGCGGATCGGCGAGCCGATGGACGTGGCGCCGGTGGTGGGCTTCCTCTGCACCGACGCCGCCGGGTGGATCAACGGCCGAGTCATTCGTGTCAATGGCGGCTACATCTAA
- the LOC127777356 gene encoding hydrophobic protein OSR8-like: protein MGCCCRCLEILCAILLPPLGVCLRHGCCTMEFWISVLLTILGYLPGVLYAVYVIVSVDPDRERRRRVDPDEYIYVA, encoded by the exons aTGGGTTGCTGCTGCAGGTGCCTGGAGATCCTCTGCGCCATCCTCCTCCCACCGCTCGGCGTCTGCCTCCGCCATGGCTGCTGCACC ATGGAGTTCTGGATTAGTGTGCTGCTCACCATCCTCGGGTACCTCCCCGGCGTCCTCTACGCCGTCTACGTCATCGTCTCCGTCGACCCCGAccgcgaacgccgccgccgcgtcgacccCGACGAATACATCTACGTCGCCTGA
- the LOC127777468 gene encoding pentatricopeptide repeat-containing protein At3g25210, mitochondrial — translation MREDAFLYYSTLLVTCFAKCKMREDEAAGYVEWASNKYWAWPSGSSAPNPQAPSRSSPTAMALLAAAARRFSRSLRRFSSYAASGGEEAGGVPAGVVEPESPVRAPPDEQFAAWVARLRPGFTAGDLAEAISSERDPDLALALFRWAALRPGFRHAPASYLAALTAASSGRRPAAAENLVYDVLAGACGPDLHLFNACLRFCCARRRLFPLAFDMFNKMRSLPASAACRPDVETYTLLLTAVVRRVRRPPASMVYLHAVRSLSRQMKASGVVPDTFLLNLIIKAYARCLEVDDALKVFREMPLYGCEANEFTYGYIVKAMFQKGRTDKGMVYFREAREKGFVPTGGVYMTAVSALAMEWRFEESRNVLIDMLDCKRKPDMITYRTLMEEMCRAGRAEDAFELLEELKERKRGPLDQRMYSELLDGLHWISQPHQDRVSPCDKRSDD, via the exons ATGCGAGAAGATGCTTTTCTCTACTACTCCACTCTACTTGTCACGTGTTTTGCAAAATGCAAAATGCGAGAAGAT GAGGCTGCAGGTTACGTAGAGTGGGCCAGCAACAAATATTGGGCCTGGCCCAGTGGCAGCTCAGCTCCAAATCCACAAGCGCCTAGCCGGAGCAGCCCGACCGCCATGgcactcctcgccgccgccgcccgccgcttctCTCGCAGCCTCCGCCGCTTCAGCTCCTATGCCGCTTCTGGAGGAGAAGAAGCAGGAGGAGTGCCCGCGGGCGTGGTGGAGCCCGAGTCCCccgtccgcgcgccgccggacgAGCAGTTCGCGGCGTGGGTCGCGCGGCTCCGGCCGGGCTTCACGGCGGGGGACCTGGCCGAGGCGATCTCCTCCGAGCGCGACCCGGACCTCGCGCTCGCGCTCTTCCGGTGGGCGGCGCTCCGCCCGGGGTTCCGCCACGCGCCCGCGTCCTACCTCGCGGCGCTGACCGcggcctcctccggccgccgccccgccgccgcggagaacCTCGTCTACGACGTCCTCGCCGGGGCGTGCGGCCCCGACCTCCACCTCTTCAACGCCTGCCTCCGCTTCtgctgcgcccgccgccgcctcttcccgcTCGCCTTCGACATGTTCAACAAGATGCGGTCGCTCCCGGCatccgccgcctgccgccctgACGTCGAGACCTACAcgctcctcctcaccgccgtcgtgcgccgcgtccgccgcccgccggcgtcCATGGTCTACCTCCACGCCGTCCGGTCCCTCTCCCGCCAGATGAAGGCCTCCGGCGTGGTCCCGGACACCTTCCTCCTCAACCTAATCATCAAGGCCTATGCCCGGTGCCTTGAGGTAGACGATGCACTCAAGGTGTTCCGTGAAATGCCGCTATACGGCTGCGAGGCCAACGAGTTCACCTATGGCTACATTGTCAAGGCCATGTTCCAGAAGGGCAGGACTGACAAAGGAATGGTGTACTTTCGGGAGGCGAGGGAGAAGGGATTTGTGCCGACTGGTGGCGTGTACATGACGGCCGTGTCAGCGCTAGCGATGGAGTGGAGATTTGAGGAATCAAGAAATGTTCTTATTGATATGCTGGATTGCAAGAGGAAGCCAGATATGATCACCTACAGGACACTGATGGAGGAGATGTGCAGGGCTGGGCGCGCAGAGGATGCGTTCGAGCTGCTGGAGGAGCTGAAGGAGAGGAAGCGAGGGCCGTTAGACCAGAGGATGTACTCAGAATTGCTTGATGGGTTGCACTGGATTTCTCAACCACATCAGGATAGGGTTTCTCCCTGTGACAAGCGTTCTGATGACTGA